The DNA window CTTTATCGTATGACGAGCACCGATCTCACGAGCGAAGGTTCGCTACATGGCAATCTTCTTACGAACGACTCCGCCGCAGGCGGTGCCCCGACGCACCAGCTCTATGATGCGACGTTCGACACCAAGATTACCAATAAGGTCAGCCAACAGTTGATCCAGGCGTTCGTCAACTACACGCCGATCAATATGCTCAATCTGCGTGTGGGTGTGAACTATAATTTACGTTCGCCGGAATACGATCGCGCGGTCGATGGTGTGGAAGATTCCGCATCGAACACGAACATGTCACGCGAAACCAAAGGCCTGGGCGAGTTCTTCAGCTTCTGGTATCGCCCGATCCATGAGATCAAGCTCAGCGGTAGTGTCACGAACACCAACTCGAAGTCCTACATCCATGGAACGACGACACAGGTCGATGCACCGATCCGCATCGAGCCCGAGAACATGCTCAACTACAAAGTGGGTGTCGATTTCGACCCGATCTCGGATCTGCGCGTCAATGTGCACTACTCCGGCCTCAAGGGTTCGAGCGACCTGCTGAACATGATCCCGCTCGTACAGACGTACAATCCGACGCTCGATTCGAAGATGTCGTCGATCGCCGGTACGATTGCCTATACGCTCATGCGTCATACGACGATCGCCGTCACCGGTGAATACCGCACGAACGACTTCGTCGTCCCGTCAAGCTATACCCGCGGCCAGGTCGATCCGACCCCGCTCTATGGCGATTCGCTGACGATCAACGTCGAACAGCATACGAAGGACATGAGTATCGATGCTTCGATCATCTCGAACCCGATCCCCGAATTGCACCTCATGGTCGGCTATTCGATGATCGATTCGAAAGAAGGAAGCTACGTGACGCCGGACACCAAGACCGGTATCGCACCTGACCTCGTACGCATCGGCGGCCCGTACACCTGGAGCCTGATCCATGCTTCGGCGTCGTATGATATAACCAAGAACATCGGTGTCATGGTGGACTACCAGCTCGCACAGCAGAAGGAAGAAGCCATCTATGACAATACGGTGAACTATGCAGGCGTCGTCAATAACTACAAGGCGAGCCTGATCCGTGGAAGTGTCTATATCCATCTCTAATCGGTCCCTCCAAAAAGCGATGAAGGAATGAGCGAAAAGGGCCGCTTCCATCCGTGGAAGCGGCCCTTCGTTTTACAGCAGATCGTTTGTTGCCACGGCCATAGGGCCGTTTTTTTACATTGAAGTGCACACGTGGGAGGGACTCTTGATCCATGCGCGTACGGATCAATTAACAGTGAGGAAGTTACAGATAGTAGCTCCGTCTCGACCGTAATAACTTCGTCATTCTGAGCAAAGCGAAGAATCCCTATATGAAACGCAGCAACTCTCCGTCAACGGGACTCGTTGTCGCGCTATTCTGCGAGACACGTCAGCTTTTGCGCCACTCCGTAACCATTTCCGTGTATTGGGTGGCAAGCTGTTCGGCGGTCTCTACCGTTGCTGCATCGACAAGGATTTCGCAGTTCGGGCGCTCGCGCTCCGGGATGACAAGCACGAAGGCATCGTTGCCCTCGATCGGTTGGAAACGAATGCCGTCGACAAGGATGCGCGGCATGTGTTTGGTGTGCTCGACCGCACGGCGCATGACCGTGCCGAGTTGATCCTGCGGGCAGAAGGTCGAGCGGCGTGTTTGATGGCGAAGCGGAAGTTCGGCGGCGATATCGCCGAGGCGGCGGCCGATCTTCGCACGCATCTGCATGATCCGCGCAGCCGTGTACATGCCATCGACGGCAAAGAAGTAGTCGGAAAAAATAAAACCGCCCATCGTGCCGCCGACAAAGGCAACGTCCTCCGCGCCGCTGGCGACCATCATCGCAGCATGCGAGTTGCGCGTGTATTGCACCTCAACGCCATACGTCGCGGCGATCTTCTCGACGGCAACCGAAGCCGAAACCGGAACGGCGATGCATTTGACTTCCGTCTTTGCGATCTTGCTCGATTCGAGAAAGAGCTTCGTCACCAGCAGCAATAAGCTTTGGTTGTTGAACACCGCGCCGTTATGATCGAGGAGCGTAATGCGTTCGCCCCCGGCATCGAGGATAAAACCCATGTCGGAGCCGAGCGATGTAACGATGTTATGCAATTGCTCGATCGAACGCTGGAATTCCTCCGGCGCACGTGTCAGACGTGTCGGGTCGAGATACGCATTGACCGATACTACATTGACCCCAAGCGAACCAAGCATATATGGGAAGATCGTCGATGCGATGCCGTTGGCATAGTCGATGGCTATACGAAACTTGGAACGGGCGATCGCATCGGTATCGAGCCCCGCAAGAAAGAGCTTGCGATATGCCTCGCCACTATGGGCTGGAAATTCGATGGCGCCGACTTTGTCGTAGGGCGCGCGCGGAAAATCTTCCCCGAAGAAGTAGCGCTCGATGGTCTTCCCTTTGCCGTTCGGAAGGTCTTTGCCGTCGGAGTCGAAAAAAATAAGATCGGAACGACGCGGATCGTTCGGATTCTTGCGGATATGCACGCCGGCGGCCTGACGGCCCCCGAGCAGGTAATGCCGTGTGAGCGGGATCGGTGTTTGATCGAGATCGGCAACATCGACGCCCGCACCCATGAGCCCGCTCGTGAGCGCCCTACTAATGAGCCGCGAGCCGAAATCGCTGTCGCGCGAGATCACCACCCGTTTGCCGGCGCCAACCATCGCGCCGAGCGATGCACCGACTTTGGCAGAAAACTCCGGTGTGACCTCGATATTCGACAAACCGCTGATGCGCGAGTTGGTGAACAGAGCCTTCGACCACTTGCCTTCCCAGACGAGACTGGTGTTGAGGATCGAACCGGCCTCGACCACTTTCTCGGGCCACAGCTTCACGTTCGGCATCACCTCGGCGCCGTCACCGATGCTGCATCGTTCGCCCATGTACACGAACTCGTGGACGTGTGCCCCGCTTCCGATCGTGGTATCGTTGCAGATGACGTCGTAACTGACCTGCGTGCGTTCGCCGATCTCGACCGAATTCCACATGACTGTATGGTCGATACGCGAACCGCCGTGAATGACGCAGTCTGCACCGATCACGCAATTGAGCAGCTTCACGCCCGGCGCGACCTTCGCGTTCTTCCCGATGACGTTGAAACCATAGAATTCGACGCCTTCGGTCATCGCACCGCTTTCGATCATCGCATTCTTGACCGGCGTGCCCGCCGATTGGATCCGTACGCGAGATGCCAATGCGTCGAGATGCGCTTCATGATACTCGCCGAGATTTCCGATGTCGCGCCAGTATCCTTCGGCGATATAGCCATAAAGTCCGGCATGCTCTTCGAGCAGCATCGGGAACAGGTCTTTCGAAAAATCGAATTCGCGTTTGTACGGGATTCTGTTGAACGCTTCCGGTTCGAGAATATAAATCCCCGTGTTGATCGTATCGCTGAAGACTTCGCCCCACGACGGCTTTTCGAGAAAGCGTTCGATCCGGCCGCCCTCGTCGGTGATGACGACACCATACTGCAACGGATTCTTGACCCGCGTCAACACGATCGTCCCGATGGCGCCCTTCTCTTCGTGGTACTTGATCGCTTGGGTCAGATCGAAGTCGGTCAATACATCGCCGGAGATAATCAGAATACGCTCGTTGATGCCGAGCTGCTCGGTCGCATTTCGCACGGAGCCGGCCGTGCCGTAATCGGCTTCGGCTTTGACATAGTGCATTGATACGCCGAACGGCATACCATCGCCGAAGTATGATGTAATGGCGTCGGGATGAAAATACAGCAGCGAGGTCAGGTCATGAAACCCGTGTTGTTTCAGCAACCGGACGATATGCTCCATCATCGGCCGGTTCATCAGCGGGACCATCGGTTTTGGGAGGTGCATCGTCAACGGCCGCAATCGCGTGCCGAATCCGCCTGCCATTATGATCGCTTTCATTGCTGCCGCATTCGGTTAGTTCCGTTACGAAAATACGGCGTGTAGTGCATTATCTCGGGGTTTTGCAGACATCGAGGATCATGGGATCGTTAGTACGATTCGTCGTGATTCGGGAAATTGCCGGACCGTACATCTTCCCCGTACTGCTTGAACGCATTACGGACTTCTTCGGCAAGCGAGAGATACTTTCGCACGAAGCGCGGATGAAATTCTTCGTTGAGGCCGAGCATGTCATGGAGCACCAACACCTGGCCGTCGCAGCCGTTGCCGGCGCCGATTCCGATCGTCGCGACCTTCAACATCTTCGTCACCTCGGCTGCAAGCGCTGCGGGGATCTTCTCGAGCACGATCGCGAACACACCCGCATCCTGCAGCGCCATCGCATCGCGTTTGAGTTGTTCGGCTTCTTCGGGATTCGTCCCTCGCGTACGGTAGGTTCCGAACTGGTTGATCGATTGCGGCGTCAGCCCTAAATGGCCGCAGACTGGAATACCGTTATCGGTCATGAGTTTCACCGCAGCGCAGGCGCGTTCGCCGCCTTCGAGTTTGACGGCGCCGGCCCCGGTCTCTTTCATCACACGCCCTGCATTCCGGAAGCCTTCGACCGGATCGGCTTGATAGCTCATGAACGGCAGATCGCAGACGACCATCGAATGCGAGCCGGCGCCTTTAATCACGGCCTTGGTATGGTAGATCATCTCGTCGAGCGTGACCGGCAGCGTCGTTTCGTTACCTTGGACGACATTCGACACGGAGTCGCCGACAAGGAGCATATCGATTTGTGCCTGATCGAGCAATCGGGCGAACGTATAGTCGTACGCCGTCAGCATCGAGATCTTCTCGCCGCGCTGCTTTTTGTCTGCAATCGTTCTTGTCGTCACTCTCATAAGTAGCCGATTTTGTCCCGAAGATACGAACGGTTCGGTAGATTTGTAACATAACGAACACAACTCTCAGATGAATCTCTGCATCCTCTTTGGCGGTACGAGCGCCGAACGCGAAATCTCATTGCTCAGCGGGTACGCGATGGCAAAAGCCTATGAAGCGCTCGGACATACCGTCACGCTTCTCGATCCGGCGACCGGACGCACGATGGCGATCAAAGAGTACCAGACGATGCCGCCGCATGCCTCGGCCCCCACTCCCGCAGAGCTCGGCGCACTCTCACAGGGCACCGTGTTCGTCGATAGCCTGACATCGAAGGCGGTTCGCGATGCCGATTGCGTGGTCATCGGCCTGCACGGCGTCCCCGGAGAAGACGGGCCGGTACAAGGTGTGCTCGAACTTCTTGGCAAGAAATTTACCGGCAGCGGTTCGCGCTGTTCGGCGGTCAGCATCGACAAAGCATACACCAAGATCTTGATGCAAGCTGCCGGTGTTCCGACGCCGAAATGGAGCTTCGTCACCAGCACTGCACCCGTAACACTCGACTCGATCATGAAGGACGCACAAGCGAAAATGCCGGGCGGCATCGTTATCAAGCCGAACGATCAGGGTTCGACCGTCGGACTGACGATCTCGACCCAAGCCGATTTCGATTTTGAAGCGGGTATCCGGCTCGCATGGCAATACTCAAACGGTGCATTGATCGAAGAGTTTATCGACGGACGCGAACTCACCGTGACCATCCTCGACGGCACGCCGTTGCCCATTGTCGAGATTGCACCCGAAGGTGGATTTTACGATTATCATCACAAGTACACGAAGGGCATGACGCAGTATTACTGCCCCGCCGAGCTGGATGAAACCCTTACAAAACAATTACAGCTCAGCGCACTCACGGTTTATAATTGTTGCGACGCTCGCGGCTATGCACGCATCGACTATCGCCTGAAACCCGACGGCACGTTCTATTGCCTCGAGATCAATACGCTCCCCGGCATGACGGAGACGAGCCTCGTCCCCAAAGCCGCCAAAGCGGCCGGCATGACGTTCGAAGCACTCTGCGCGAAGATATTGGAAGCTGCGATGCGCTAAGGCCGTACTACCCCCCCCCAAAAAAAAATAACAATTTATTTGCGTAGCCATATAACTACACGTATATTTGTAGTCAAATGACTACTCAATGAATTTACGACGTGACGTTTTCCAGGCGATCGCCGACCCGACGCGCAGAGCGATCCTCTTGCTTGTGGCATCGCAGTCGATGACGGCAGGTGCCATTGCGGCGAATTTCGATACGGCCAGACCGACCGTCTCGAAGCATCTGCACATCCTCACCGAATGCGAACTCTTGCGCCAAGAGCAGAGCGGACGCGAAGTGTATTACCATTTGAATCCGGGAAAGATGAAAGACATCGCCAATTTCCTCGAGCCGTTCCGCGTAATGTGGGACGAGCGGTTCAACCGACTCGAGAACGTCATGCGCTCACGCACACCAAAAAAATAACCGATATGGAACAACGAACCAAGATCAAAGCGGAATCCGGCGGACAAGATCTCATGATCACGAGAGAATTCGACCTTCCCGTGGGCTTGCTCTTCGAAGCATACATCGAACCCGAACTCGTCGAGGCGTGGATGGGGACGAAAGTCATCAAACTCGACAGCAAAAAACACGGAAGCTATCACATCCAGACGTCCAACCCCGACGGACAAGTCGTCTTTCAGGCCGACGGAGTCATCCACGAGCTCGTACCGAATACAAAGATCATTCGTACATTCGAGATGCTCGGCACGCCGTTCGGTGTCCAGCTCGAACTCTTGCAATTCGAAGCGCTTGGCGACGAGACGAGCAGGCTCACGATGCACGTCGTGTACGAATCAGGCGCACAACGCGATCAGGTATTGCAGATGGGCTATGTACAGGGCATCAACATGGCGCATAATCGGTTGCAAGAGGTTGTTCACTCTTCACGATAACCGACTATGGATCAGTTACTCAATCCGACGCATGTCCACTTGATGGTCACGCATCTATCGATCTTCGGATCGATACTCGGTGCACTTGTGCTGATCTACGGAATGATCGCGAAGAGCCATCACACCACAATGGCGGCTATGTGGTTATTCGTCGTCACCGCTCTCAGTGCGTTCATTGCCGACTCGACCGGAGATGCAGCCAGTCATACCGTAAAGTCAATCGCCGGTATTGCGCGAGCGACGGTCTTGGAACATCACCAGGCTGCAGAGTTCGCGATCGCAAGCCTCTATATCCTCGGAGGCTGTTCGCTCGCTGCGATCATCTATATTCGTACGAAGAAACCGGCACGCACCCGGGCGATCTACTGGATAGTACTTGTCGTTGCGCTCTGGAGCTTCAGCGTAACCGCTCGCACAGGGTATCTCGGCGGGAAGATTCGCCATACCGAACTCGATGCGCCGTCGTCGGATTCGACGCGTGCGCCGATGTGACAACCATACAAGAGACGAAGATGAACCCGAAGGTTGATGCATTCATCGCTCGAGAGAAGCAGTGGAAGAAGGAGTTCGAACTCCTGCGCGAGATCGCGCTCGAATGCGAACTTGGTGAAGAACTCAAGTGGGGACAACCGTGCTACACAACCGATGGCAAGAATGTCCTGATCATTCACGGCTTCAAAGAGTATTGCGGTATGCTCTTCGTCAAAGGAGCACTGCTCAAGGACCCGAAGTCTATCCTCATCCAACAGACCGAGAATGTGCAAGCGGCACGGCAAGCACGTTTCACGAGCGTGCAGGAGATTACAAAACTCCGCACCACGCTCAAGGCGTACATCCGCGAAGCGGTCGACGTCGAGAAGAAGGGATTGAAAGTCGCACTCAAGAAGACATCGGAATATACACTGCCCGAGGAGTTCGAAGCGAAGCTACGCTCGAACCCCAAGCTGCGCTCAGCATTCAACAGTCTGACACCCGGACGTCAGCGAGGGTACATCCTGTATTTCTCGAGCGCCAAGCAATCCAAAACACGCGAAGCGCGTATCGAGAA is part of the Bacteroidota bacterium genome and encodes:
- a CDS encoding NTP transferase domain-containing protein — encoded protein: MKAIIMAGGFGTRLRPLTMHLPKPMVPLMNRPMMEHIVRLLKQHGFHDLTSLLYFHPDAITSYFGDGMPFGVSMHYVKAEADYGTAGSVRNATEQLGINERILIISGDVLTDFDLTQAIKYHEEKGAIGTIVLTRVKNPLQYGVVITDEGGRIERFLEKPSWGEVFSDTINTGIYILEPEAFNRIPYKREFDFSKDLFPMLLEEHAGLYGYIAEGYWRDIGNLGEYHEAHLDALASRVRIQSAGTPVKNAMIESGAMTEGVEFYGFNVIGKNAKVAPGVKLLNCVIGADCVIHGGSRIDHTVMWNSVEIGERTQVSYDVICNDTTIGSGAHVHEFVYMGERCSIGDGAEVMPNVKLWPEKVVEAGSILNTSLVWEGKWSKALFTNSRISGLSNIEVTPEFSAKVGASLGAMVGAGKRVVISRDSDFGSRLISRALTSGLMGAGVDVADLDQTPIPLTRHYLLGGRQAAGVHIRKNPNDPRRSDLIFFDSDGKDLPNGKGKTIERYFFGEDFPRAPYDKVGAIEFPAHSGEAYRKLFLAGLDTDAIARSKFRIAIDYANGIASTIFPYMLGSLGVNVVSVNAYLDPTRLTRAPEEFQRSIEQLHNIVTSLGSDMGFILDAGGERITLLDHNGAVFNNQSLLLLVTKLFLESSKIAKTEVKCIAVPVSASVAVEKIAATYGVEVQYTRNSHAAMMVASGAEDVAFVGGTMGGFIFSDYFFAVDGMYTAARIMQMRAKIGRRLGDIAAELPLRHQTRRSTFCPQDQLGTVMRRAVEHTKHMPRILVDGIRFQPIEGNDAFVLVIPERERPNCEILVDAATVETAEQLATQYTEMVTEWRKS
- the panB gene encoding 3-methyl-2-oxobutanoate hydroxymethyltransferase, whose product is MRVTTRTIADKKQRGEKISMLTAYDYTFARLLDQAQIDMLLVGDSVSNVVQGNETTLPVTLDEMIYHTKAVIKGAGSHSMVVCDLPFMSYQADPVEGFRNAGRVMKETGAGAVKLEGGERACAAVKLMTDNGIPVCGHLGLTPQSINQFGTYRTRGTNPEEAEQLKRDAMALQDAGVFAIVLEKIPAALAAEVTKMLKVATIGIGAGNGCDGQVLVLHDMLGLNEEFHPRFVRKYLSLAEEVRNAFKQYGEDVRSGNFPNHDESY
- a CDS encoding D-alanine--D-alanine ligase, producing the protein MNLCILFGGTSAEREISLLSGYAMAKAYEALGHTVTLLDPATGRTMAIKEYQTMPPHASAPTPAELGALSQGTVFVDSLTSKAVRDADCVVIGLHGVPGEDGPVQGVLELLGKKFTGSGSRCSAVSIDKAYTKILMQAAGVPTPKWSFVTSTAPVTLDSIMKDAQAKMPGGIVIKPNDQGSTVGLTISTQADFDFEAGIRLAWQYSNGALIEEFIDGRELTVTILDGTPLPIVEIAPEGGFYDYHHKYTKGMTQYYCPAELDETLTKQLQLSALTVYNCCDARGYARIDYRLKPDGTFYCLEINTLPGMTETSLVPKAAKAAGMTFEALCAKILEAAMR
- a CDS encoding winged helix-turn-helix transcriptional regulator; this encodes MNLRRDVFQAIADPTRRAILLLVASQSMTAGAIAANFDTARPTVSKHLHILTECELLRQEQSGREVYYHLNPGKMKDIANFLEPFRVMWDERFNRLENVMRSRTPKK
- a CDS encoding SRPBCC domain-containing protein, giving the protein MEQRTKIKAESGGQDLMITREFDLPVGLLFEAYIEPELVEAWMGTKVIKLDSKKHGSYHIQTSNPDGQVVFQADGVIHELVPNTKIIRTFEMLGTPFGVQLELLQFEALGDETSRLTMHVVYESGAQRDQVLQMGYVQGINMAHNRLQEVVHSSR
- a CDS encoding YdeI/OmpD-associated family protein, translated to MNPKVDAFIAREKQWKKEFELLREIALECELGEELKWGQPCYTTDGKNVLIIHGFKEYCGMLFVKGALLKDPKSILIQQTENVQAARQARFTSVQEITKLRTTLKAYIREAVDVEKKGLKVALKKTSEYTLPEEFEAKLRSNPKLRSAFNSLTPGRQRGYILYFSSAKQSKTREARIEKFTPNILAGKGLDD